One region of Pogona vitticeps strain Pit_001003342236 chromosome 1, PviZW2.1, whole genome shotgun sequence genomic DNA includes:
- the LOC144586395 gene encoding uncharacterized protein LOC144586395: protein MVPTQVLWDHLCHEESPSSSEGAAGILWDPPPVTPWEFDQSLNVIENGLLPSLKPLNPFKDVQVGEEMNKSSNINVTQTQSNLFSAENKGLPEGKDRLSCSGAQRGAAPKAENEEVGELRRTIQHQAKLLENLAEQQTLLTRQLWQLNSGEERVKSEWKETRNPWVANPTPIRMQKMSNTDDPEAYLHTFERVATAAGWPKEQWTLILIPCLTGVLQEVIDTLSVQEAAQYETVKGAILQTLNLTEEAYRKKFRELKFKPGMHPRPISQRMKANVIRWIKPEDKTKDEIIETVVMKHLISTLSNNMRSWVQRNRPKKLEEAIHLIENYCAAEEGSKEYTGGNSDKARPPDKMATGGSNTPRGPMSFSAIGRGRPANFEPMRPKPTRPITYDQRLFEPGTGLKEGKDGKPVCFDCGRPGHVWRQCPGLDCSWVGQNNEPVKLMGSEREGWEVMVLVNGQEKRALIDTGCSKTLVRHLEGNEVADEVSVRCIHGDSKKYATVWANVQIGNDCRRMKVGIAPGLSREMLLGRDWEGASELLNSKEGLVGECKLNQIETDFGKEVSREQTRMWQQDDPTLQEVLKEAQPTGTIVQGQEGFELEEGLLYHVNREGEKQLVVPMKWRKDVLKVAHDVPTAGHLANEKMIARISQRFWWPGMQKEIQQFCRTCKECQMTQTKPRPGAPLVPMPLVDHPFDRIGIDIVGPLTKSAGGHTHILVLIDYATRYPEAVPLRSTTAKVIARELMQVFTRLGFPKEILTDQGSNFMSLTLKEMWKLLDVDPVHTSVYHPQTNGLVERFNKTLKGMLRKLVMEKPRRWHLLVAPLMFAVREVPQASTGFSPFEMIYGWNPRGILDLIKEKWESGSDNSQITVKHVLEMREHLRKVSEISKEHLGQAQAGQKRRYDLRVSPRSFQTGQKVLLLLPAENAKLFARWQGPYEVIRQVGKVDYEIKTPDKKKKTGIYHVNLLKEWHEREALWAEDIQLCSKLFNPH from the coding sequence ATGGTACCGACACAAGtgctgtgggaccatttgtgccatgaggagtctccctcctcctcagaagGAGCCGCGGGGATCTTGTGGGATCCACCGCCTGTAACTCCCTGGGAGTTTGACCAAAGTTTGAATGTTATTGAAAATGGCCTGTTGCCAAGTTTGAAACCGTTAAATCCCTTTAAAGATGTGCAGGTGGGAGAGGAAATGAATAAAAGTTCCAATATTAACGTTACACAGACTCAGTCCAACTTATTTTCCGCCGAAAACAAGgggctgcctgaaggaaaggacCGGCTTTCttgcagtggcgcccaacgtggggcagcCCCTAAGGCGGAGAATGAAGAGGTAGGCGAGTTACGTCGGACTATACAGCATCAAGCGAAATTATTAGAAAATTTAGCCGAGCAACAAACTTTATTAACAAGGCAGTTATGGCAGTTGAATTcaggagaggaaagggttaagAGCGAGTGGAAAGAGACAAGGAACCCCTGGGTAGCCAACCCAACTCCCATACGGATGCAGAAGATGAGTAATACAGACGACCCTGAGGCTTATTTACACACTTTTGAAAGAGTAGCCACAGCAGCGGGGTGGCCTAAAGAACAGTGGACATTGATTTTGATTCCATGCTTAACAGGAGTATTACAAGAAGTGATTGACACATTGTCTGTTCAAGAAGCCGCACAGTATGAAACAGTAAAAGGCGCCATTTTACAGACTTTGAACTTAACTGAAGAAGCTTATAGAAAAAAGTTCCGGGAGTTGAAATTCAAACCAGGGATGCATCCGCGCCCAATAAGCCAGCGTATGAAAGCCAACGTGATTAGATGGATCAAACCCGAAGATAAAACAAAGGACGAAATTATTGAGACAGTAGTGATGAAACATTTAATTTCTACATTATCTAACAACATGAGGAGCTGGGTTCAAAGAAATAGGCCGAAGAAGTTAGAAGAGGCGATTCACCTCATAGAGAATTATTGCGCGGCAGAAGAAGGAAGTAAAGAGTACACAGGCGGAAACTCCGACAAGGCACGCCCACCCGACAAGATGGCGACCGGAGGCAGCAACACACCACGTGGTCCGATGTCCTTCTCAGCGATCGGCAGAGGCAGACCCGCCAACTTCGAGCCGATGCGGCCTAAGCCAACCCGTCCCATCACATACGACCAGAGGTTGTTCGAGCCAGGCACAGGATTGAAGGAGGGCAAAGATGGCAAGCCCGTGTGTTTCGACTGTGGCCGCCCGGGCCATGTTTGGCGGCAATGCCCCGGGCTGGATTGTTCTTGGGTAGGCCAAAATAACGAACCAGTTAAATTGATGGGGTCCGAAAGAGAAGGTTGGGAGGTGATGGTTTTGGTTAACGGCCAAGAGAAAAGGGCATTAATAGATACTGGATGTAGTAAAACTTTGGTGCGTCATTTAGAAGGAAATGAAGTAGCAGATGAAGTGTCAGTGAGATGTATCCATGGTGATTCGAAAAAATATGCAACGGTCTGGGCTAATGTACAAATTGGGAACGATTGCCGGAGAATGAAAGTGGGGATAGCGCCGGGACTTTCAAGGGAAATGCTGCTGGGACGCGATTGGGAGGGGGCTAGTGAATTGTTAAATAGTAAAGAGGGTTTGGTTGGAGAATGCAAGCTAAATCAAATCGAAACTGATTTTGGAAAAGAAGTTTCTAGGGAACAAACGAGGATGTGGCAACAGGATGATCCTACGCTACAAGAGGTATTAAAGGAAGCACAACCTACAGGGACTATTGTTCAGGGGCAGGAGGGATTTGAATTGGAAGAGGGGTTATTATACCATGTGAATCGGGAAGGTGAAAAACAATTGGTGGTACCaatgaaatggagaaaagatGTGTTAAAGGTAGCCCATGACGTTCCTACTGCAGGTCATTTGGCTAATGAAAAAATGATAGCTCGAATATCTCAGAGGTTTTGGTGGCCGGGAATGCAAAAGGAAATACAACAATTCTGCAGAACTTGTAAAGAATGTCAAATGACCCAAACGAAACCCAGACCAGGAGCCCCTTTGGTGCCCATGCCCCTTGTAGATCATCCCTTTGATAGGATAGGAATTGACATAGTAGGACCCCTTACAAAGTCCGCAGGAGGACACACTCATATTTTAGTGTTAATTGATTATGCAACAAGATATCCAGAAGCTGTACCTTTGAGGTCAACTACAGCCAAAGTAATCGCGAGAGAACTAATGCAGGTGTTTACTCGGTTAGGTTTCCctaaagaaatattaacagaCCAAGGGAGTAATTTTATGAGTTTAAcattgaaagaaatgtggaaattgTTAGATGTAGATCCAGTACATACTTCCGTCTATCATCCTCAAACAAATGGATTGGTGGAGCGATTCAATAAGACCCTGAAAGGGATGTTACGGAAGTTAGTAATGGAAAAGCCTCGCAGATGGCACTTATTAGTGGCTCCTCTCATGTTTGCAGTTAGAGAAGTACCACAAGCATCCACTGGCTTTTCGCCATTTGAGATGATATATGGTTGGAACCCCCGAGGAATTTTggatttaataaaagaaaaatgggagagtgGGTCAGACAACTCACAAATCACAGTAAAACATGTCCTTGAGATGAGAGAACATTTAAGAAAGGTATCTGAAATATCAAAAGAACATTTAGGACAAGCACAAGCCGGGCAGAAAAGGAGATATGACTTAAGAGTTTCACCTAGATCATTCCAAACTGGTCAAAAAGTGTTGTTATTATTACCCGCCGAAAATGCCAAGTTGTTTGCACGATGGCAAGGGCCATACGAAGTAATTAGACAAGTAGGAAAGGTAGATTATGAAATTAAGACtccagataagaaaaagaagacaggaataTATCATGTGAACCTTTTAAAAGAGTGGCATGAAAGGGAGGCGTTATGGGCTGaagatatacagttgtgttcaaaattattcaacccccactga